A portion of the Malania oleifera isolate guangnan ecotype guangnan chromosome 3, ASM2987363v1, whole genome shotgun sequence genome contains these proteins:
- the LOC131151709 gene encoding uncharacterized protein LOC131151709, whose protein sequence is MVMKKPTMGFIYEAIDRAKLAIQKDCRFYKDYWKIIDNRWSFQLHQDLHAAGYFLNPQFLYGAPPSPEVAREVMDGVKKVITKLVPDIDTQIRAINQLLLYRDRQETFGTPLAQRAVKQTNPAEWWIHYGLCAPELQRIAIRVLSQTTSASNCERNWSTFSLIHTKTRNRLKYMRLQKLVFVHYNMRLKLRRTMRRSQREIEEGFNPINLDYIFEEDDPLSQWLEERETPLLDGQDNSNWLNEEVGGTTEGGDQPPINAHDDSSSSPERTQSDDNLGLSPPSDDDGNSGAGAGVGGGGWQWWWWRRRCRI, encoded by the exons atggtgatgaaaaaaccaaccatgggcttcatatacgaggcaattgatagggcgaagttggccattcaaaaagattgccggttttacaaagattattggaaaattattgacaaccggtggagttttcagttgcaccaagatttgcacgctgctg ggtattttttgaacccacaatttctttatggtgccccaccctctcctgaagttgctagagaagtcatggatggagttaaaaaagtgataaccaagttggtacccgatatagatactcaaattcgggctattaatcaa ttgttgctatatcgagataggcaggagacttttggaaccccattggctcaaagggcagtgaaacaaacaaatcctg ctgaatggtggattcattatggcttgtgtgctcctgaactccaaagaatagcaattagagttcttagccagaccacatcagcttcgaactgtgagcgtaattggagcacctttagcctcatccatacgaaaacaagaaatagattaaagtacatgagactacaaaaacttgttttcgtacattacaacatgaggttaaagttaagacgtacaatgagaagaagccaacgagaaattgaagagggtttcaatcctatcaatttggactacattttcgaagaagatgatcctttaagtcaatggttagaggagagagagacaccactactcgacggtcaggacaattcaaattggttaaatgaagaggttggtggtactacagaaggaggtgatcaaccaccaataaacgcgcatgatgattcaagttcaagccctgaacgtacacaaagtgatgacaatcttggtttgagcccaccaagtgatgatgatggtaatagtggtgctggagctggggttggggggggggggtggcagtggtggtggtggaggcggcggtgtagaatataa